In a single window of the Thermofilum uzonense genome:
- a CDS encoding VTT domain-containing protein encodes MRSDFFSVHPVIDWLLNIASGVGGYLGIFVVSILGNFIPFIPIPYLIAVYLYAALIPGSNPLLVGIISGVGGGVGKLIVYLVSRGASRVVLSEDTRERYNKLSKMLGNWGMLAVFLFAATPSPDDAIVIPLGLMGYSPLKFFIGITAGKILISIATAYSGRIVAQMTGGMFWYELLVSIVLFIAVMLIISLLDWEGILTLLGEKGLKGLRDEISKKGLAGVLLARRNK; translated from the coding sequence GCTAGCGGGGTCGGAGGCTATCTTGGAATATTTGTAGTTTCGATACTTGGGAATTTCATCCCATTCATACCCATACCGTATTTAATTGCTGTGTACCTCTATGCAGCCCTGATACCCGGCTCGAATCCCCTACTAGTCGGGATTATCAGTGGTGTGGGCGGGGGCGTTGGAAAGCTGATAGTCTATCTAGTGAGCAGGGGGGCTTCACGCGTAGTGCTTTCAGAAGATACCCGTGAGAGATACAACAAACTTTCTAAGATGCTTGGGAACTGGGGTATGCTGGCAGTCTTCTTATTTGCCGCTACTCCGAGTCCCGACGATGCAATAGTGATCCCGCTAGGACTGATGGGCTACAGTCCACTTAAGTTCTTCATCGGAATAACCGCTGGGAAAATACTCATAAGTATAGCGACTGCTTACAGCGGACGCATAGTGGCGCAAATGACTGGTGGGATGTTCTGGTACGAGCTTCTAGTCTCTATTGTTCTATTCATCGCTGTAATGCTGATTATTTCACTACTAGACTGGGAGGGTATCCTAACTCTTCTAGGCGAAAAGGGTCTAAAGGGGCTAAGGGATGAAATTAGCAAGAAAGGACTAGCTGGAGTTCTCTTAGCCAGGCGCAATAAGTAG